From the Lathyrus oleraceus cultivar Zhongwan6 chromosome 4, CAAS_Psat_ZW6_1.0, whole genome shotgun sequence genome, one window contains:
- the LOC127073660 gene encoding pentatricopeptide repeat-containing protein At2g13600 isoform X1, producing MIRKLFCRICKHDYMRKSSKSASTYQTLESLSRKNGLMEKPTEYVLCNSLSSCAKTMNWHFGVQIHAYTIRSGYEDNLFLSTALVDFYAKCFCIVDARKIFRAMKVHDQVSWTSLIVGFSANKLGKEAFFLFKEMLGTRIMPNCFTLTSVVNACVGENGIVDCCPSLHVHVVKRGFDTSNFVISSLVDCYASCGRIDDAVLLFNESSEKDTVIYNTMISGYCRNLYSEDALKLFVEMRGKNMSPTDHTVSSILSACSRLAVLVEGKQVHSLVIKMGFENVFVDSTLIDMYSKGGDIDEARRVLDQTSWKNTVLLTSMIMGYAQCGRGLEALGFFDYLLTEQKLIPDHVCFSAVLSACSHAGFIDKGEEYFNKMRTDYGLSPDIDQYTCLIDLYARNGDLRKARDLMEEMPYDPSCIIWSSILSACKIYGDVELGREAANQLIKMEPCNAAPYLTLAHIYARKGLWNEVSEVRSLMQQRVKGKYAWSWV from the exons ATGATAAGG AAACTTTTCTGCAGAATTTGTAAACATGATTATATGAGAAAGAGTTCTAAAAGTGCAAGTACCTACCAAACACTAGAGTCATTAAGCAGAAAGAATGGATTAATGGAAAAGCCAACAGAGTATGTTCTTTGTAATTCACTTAGTTCTTGTGCAAAAACCATGAATTGGCATTTTGGCGTACAAATCCACGCATATACGATTCGATCAGGATATGAAGATAATCTGTTCCTTAGTACTGCGCTTGTTGATTTCTATGCAAAATGTTTTTGCATTGTGGATGCAAGGAAGATATTTAGAGCCATGAAAGTGCATGATCAAGTATCATGGACTTCACTTATTGTTGGATTTTCAGCAAATAAATTAGGAAAAGAGGCGTTCTTCTTGTTCAAAGAGATGTTAGGAACTCGTATTATGCCTAATTGTTTTACCTTGACTAGTGTCGTTAATGCGTGCGTGGGGGAAAATGGAATCGTTGATTGTTGTCCAAGTCTTCATGTTCATGTTGTCAAACGAGGATTTGATACTAGCAATTTTGTGATTAGTTCATTAGTTGATTGTTATGCGAGTTGTGGACGGATTGATGATGCTGTGTTGTTATTTAATGAAAGTAGTGAGAAGGATACTGTTATATACAATACAATGATCTCTGGATACTGTCGGAATCTGTACAGCGAAGATGCACTGAAACTATTTGTGGAAATGCGGGGGAAAAATATGAGTCCTACTGATCATACTGTATCTTCGATTTTAAGTGCTTGCAGCCGTCTCGCAGTGCTTGTAGAAGGAAAACAAGTGCACTCTCTGGTTATTAAAATGGGTTTTGAGAATGTGTTTGTGGACAGTACTCTGATTGATATGTATTCAAAGGGTGGCGACATTGATGAGGCTCGACGTGTGTTGGATCAGACTTCTTGGAAGAACACTGTGTTGTTGACATCCATGATCATGGGTTATGCTCAATGTGGAAGAGGTTTAGAGGCTTTGGGATTTTTTGATTATTTATTAACCGAGCAGAAGTTAATTCCTGATCATGTCTGCTTTAGTGCTGTCTTATCAGCTTGTAGTCATGCAGGATTTATTGACAAAGGGGAGGAATATTTCAACAAAATGAGAACAGATTATGGGTTGTCTCCTGATATAGATCAATATACTTGCTTGATTGATCTTTATGCTAGAAATGGAGATTTAAGGAAGGCGAGGGATTTAATGGAAGAAATGCCTTATGATCCTAGTTGTATAATATGGAGTTCCATTTTGAGTGCCTGTAAGATTTATGGAGATGTTGAGCTTGGAAGAGAGGCTGCTAATCAGCTCATTAAGATGGAACCATGTAATGCAGCTCCATATTTAACTCTAGCACATATCTATGCAAGAAAAGGTTTATGGAACGAAGTATCTGAAGTTAGAAGCCTTATGCAACAAAGGGTTAAGGGAAAGTATGCATGGAGTTGGGTATAG
- the LOC127073660 gene encoding phosphopantothenate--cysteine ligase 2 isoform X4 — protein sequence MLQIIAVSMRCIGPRAMFYLAAAVSDYYVLWKDMVEHKIQSGSHLLDVKLVQVPKMLSVLRENWAPLAFCISFKLETDSSILLNKGNAALKKYKMHAVVANELSTRKEQVVVITRTEKITVLRETSESDVENPLIKFLSERHATYIKDSSR from the exons ATGTTGCAGATAATTGCAGTGTCAATGAGGTGCATTGGTCCACGTGCAATGTTTTATCTTGCTGCTGCAGTATCTGACTATTATGTTCTGTGGAAGGATATG GTGGAGCACAAAATTCAGTCAGGATCTCACCTGTTGGATGTTAAACTTGTTCAAGTGCCGAAAATGTTGTCAGTGCTTAGGGAAAACTGGGCTCCTCTGGCTTTCTGCATATCTTTCAAG TTAGAGACAGATTCAAGCATTCTTCTAAATAAGGGTAATGCGGCTCTCAAAAAGTACAAGATGCATGCAGTTGTTGCAAACGAACTCTCAACTCGCAAGGAGCAAGTGGTGGTCATCACTAGAACTGAGAAGATTACTGTTCTGCGAGAGACTAGTGAGTCTGATGTAGAGAATCCCCTGATTAAATTTCTTTCGGAGAGACATGCCACTTATATTAAGGATTCCAGTAGGTGA
- the LOC127073660 gene encoding phosphopantothenate--cysteine ligase 2 isoform X3: MIRAVAGGHLLKLPFGTIFEYLQMLQIIAVSMRCIGPRAMFYLAAAVSDYYVLWKDMVEHKIQSGSHLLDVKLVQVPKMLSVLRENWAPLAFCISFKLETDSSILLNKGNAALKKYKMHAVVANELSTRKEQVVVITRTEKITVLRETSESDVENPLIKFLSERHATYIKDSSR, from the exons ATGATAAGG GCAGTGGCAGGCGGTCACTTGTTAAAACTTCCTTTCGGCACCATATTTGAGTATCTTCAG ATGTTGCAGATAATTGCAGTGTCAATGAGGTGCATTGGTCCACGTGCAATGTTTTATCTTGCTGCTGCAGTATCTGACTATTATGTTCTGTGGAAGGATATG GTGGAGCACAAAATTCAGTCAGGATCTCACCTGTTGGATGTTAAACTTGTTCAAGTGCCGAAAATGTTGTCAGTGCTTAGGGAAAACTGGGCTCCTCTGGCTTTCTGCATATCTTTCAAG TTAGAGACAGATTCAAGCATTCTTCTAAATAAGGGTAATGCGGCTCTCAAAAAGTACAAGATGCATGCAGTTGTTGCAAACGAACTCTCAACTCGCAAGGAGCAAGTGGTGGTCATCACTAGAACTGAGAAGATTACTGTTCTGCGAGAGACTAGTGAGTCTGATGTAGAGAATCCCCTGATTAAATTTCTTTCGGAGAGACATGCCACTTATATTAAGGATTCCAGTAGGTGA
- the LOC127073660 gene encoding pentatricopeptide repeat-containing protein At2g13600 isoform X2, translating to MRKSSKSASTYQTLESLSRKNGLMEKPTEYVLCNSLSSCAKTMNWHFGVQIHAYTIRSGYEDNLFLSTALVDFYAKCFCIVDARKIFRAMKVHDQVSWTSLIVGFSANKLGKEAFFLFKEMLGTRIMPNCFTLTSVVNACVGENGIVDCCPSLHVHVVKRGFDTSNFVISSLVDCYASCGRIDDAVLLFNESSEKDTVIYNTMISGYCRNLYSEDALKLFVEMRGKNMSPTDHTVSSILSACSRLAVLVEGKQVHSLVIKMGFENVFVDSTLIDMYSKGGDIDEARRVLDQTSWKNTVLLTSMIMGYAQCGRGLEALGFFDYLLTEQKLIPDHVCFSAVLSACSHAGFIDKGEEYFNKMRTDYGLSPDIDQYTCLIDLYARNGDLRKARDLMEEMPYDPSCIIWSSILSACKIYGDVELGREAANQLIKMEPCNAAPYLTLAHIYARKGLWNEVSEVRSLMQQRVKGKYAWSWV from the coding sequence ATGAGAAAGAGTTCTAAAAGTGCAAGTACCTACCAAACACTAGAGTCATTAAGCAGAAAGAATGGATTAATGGAAAAGCCAACAGAGTATGTTCTTTGTAATTCACTTAGTTCTTGTGCAAAAACCATGAATTGGCATTTTGGCGTACAAATCCACGCATATACGATTCGATCAGGATATGAAGATAATCTGTTCCTTAGTACTGCGCTTGTTGATTTCTATGCAAAATGTTTTTGCATTGTGGATGCAAGGAAGATATTTAGAGCCATGAAAGTGCATGATCAAGTATCATGGACTTCACTTATTGTTGGATTTTCAGCAAATAAATTAGGAAAAGAGGCGTTCTTCTTGTTCAAAGAGATGTTAGGAACTCGTATTATGCCTAATTGTTTTACCTTGACTAGTGTCGTTAATGCGTGCGTGGGGGAAAATGGAATCGTTGATTGTTGTCCAAGTCTTCATGTTCATGTTGTCAAACGAGGATTTGATACTAGCAATTTTGTGATTAGTTCATTAGTTGATTGTTATGCGAGTTGTGGACGGATTGATGATGCTGTGTTGTTATTTAATGAAAGTAGTGAGAAGGATACTGTTATATACAATACAATGATCTCTGGATACTGTCGGAATCTGTACAGCGAAGATGCACTGAAACTATTTGTGGAAATGCGGGGGAAAAATATGAGTCCTACTGATCATACTGTATCTTCGATTTTAAGTGCTTGCAGCCGTCTCGCAGTGCTTGTAGAAGGAAAACAAGTGCACTCTCTGGTTATTAAAATGGGTTTTGAGAATGTGTTTGTGGACAGTACTCTGATTGATATGTATTCAAAGGGTGGCGACATTGATGAGGCTCGACGTGTGTTGGATCAGACTTCTTGGAAGAACACTGTGTTGTTGACATCCATGATCATGGGTTATGCTCAATGTGGAAGAGGTTTAGAGGCTTTGGGATTTTTTGATTATTTATTAACCGAGCAGAAGTTAATTCCTGATCATGTCTGCTTTAGTGCTGTCTTATCAGCTTGTAGTCATGCAGGATTTATTGACAAAGGGGAGGAATATTTCAACAAAATGAGAACAGATTATGGGTTGTCTCCTGATATAGATCAATATACTTGCTTGATTGATCTTTATGCTAGAAATGGAGATTTAAGGAAGGCGAGGGATTTAATGGAAGAAATGCCTTATGATCCTAGTTGTATAATATGGAGTTCCATTTTGAGTGCCTGTAAGATTTATGGAGATGTTGAGCTTGGAAGAGAGGCTGCTAATCAGCTCATTAAGATGGAACCATGTAATGCAGCTCCATATTTAACTCTAGCACATATCTATGCAAGAAAAGGTTTATGGAACGAAGTATCTGAAGTTAGAAGCCTTATGCAACAAAGGGTTAAGGGAAAGTATGCATGGAGTTGGGTATAG